One window from the genome of Hippocampus zosterae strain Florida chromosome 7, ASM2543408v3, whole genome shotgun sequence encodes:
- the khdrbs1b gene encoding KH domain-containing, RNA-binding, signal transduction-associated protein 1b isoform X1, which produces MENGDNKYLPQLLAEKDSLDSSFTHAMKLLEAEIDRIQKGEAKEPETYLDLFTNKFIKLKERVLIPVKQYPKFNFVGKILGPQGNTIKRLQEETGAKISVLGKGSMRDKAKEEELRNGGEPKYAHLTMELHVFVEVYAPLPEAYLRMAHAMEEVKKFLFPDVTDDICQEQFMEMGYLNGGQELGARGRGGMPIRGRGGPPGVHRGRGMPPRGAARGARGAGRGTPAARGGPAAAAAAARGAAAPRGARLSATGPPQRMLPHQHTPAAVAESYQEYAYDESYPDTTYQSYENYYSQPQAEAEYYDYGHGESAESYETFAQDDWNGTQRAAPGKAASAARGGAKTAYRQHPYPQY; this is translated from the exons ATGGAGAACGGAGACAACAAATATCTCCCTCAGCTGCTGGCGGAGAAGGACAGTCTGGACTCGTCTTTCACACACGCCATGAAACTTTTAGAAGCGG AGATTGACAGGATCCAGAAGGGTGAGGCTAAGGAGCCAGAGACCTACCTGGATCTTTTCACAAACAAGTTCATAAAACTCAAGGAGCGGGTCCTCATACCTGTGAAACAGTACCCCAAG TTCAATTTCGTGGGCAAGATCCTGGGACCCCAAGGCAACACCATCAAGCGTCTGCAGGAGGAAACCGGGGCCAAGATCTCCGTGTTGGGCAAGGGCTCCATGAGAGACAAAGCTAAA GAGGAAGAACTGCGGAATGGCGGCGAGCCAAAATATGCCCACCTGACCATGGAGCTGCACGTGTTTGTCGAAGTGTACGCCCCGCTGCCCGAAGCCTACCTGCGTATGGCCCACGCCATGGAGGAAGTCAAGAAGTTCCTGTTTCCT GATGTGACTGACGATATCTGCCAAGAGCAGTTTATGGAGATGGGCTACCTCAATGGAGGCCAGGAGCTCGGggccagaggaagaggaggcatgCCAATTCGGGGGCGCGGCGGGCCCCCAGGAGTGCACAG GGGAAGGGGGATGCCCCCTCGTGGCGCCGCTCGGGGTGCAAGAGGAGCAGGAAGGGGCACCCCGGCAGCCCGCGGAGGGCCCGCTGCCGCCGCAGCTGCTGCCAGAGGCGCTGCGGCGCCCCGTGGTGCCAGGCTCTCTGCCACCGGACCACCCCAGAGAATGCTGCCCCACCAGCACACTCCCGCCGCAGTCGCAGAGAGCTATCAGGAATAT GCCTACGATGAAAGCTACCCCGACACCACCTACCAGTCATATGAGAATTATTACAGCCAGCCGCAGGC AGAGGCCGAATATTATGACTACGGACACGGAGAGTCTGCGGAGTCATATGAAACCTTTG CCCAGGATGACTGGAACGGCACCCAGCGAGCGGCTCCGGGCAAAGCCGCGTCCGCGGCCAGAGGAGGTGCCAAGACAGCCTACAGGCAGCACCCGTACCCACAGTACTGA
- the khdrbs1b gene encoding KH domain-containing, RNA-binding, signal transduction-associated protein 1b isoform X2, with protein sequence MEARSSGPEEEEACQFGGAAGPQECTGEGGCPLVAPLGVQEEQEGAPRQPAEGPLPPQLLPEALRRPVVPGSLPPDHPRECCPTSTLPPQSQRAIRNMPTMKATPTPPTSHMRIITASRRQRPNIMTTDTESLRSHMKPLPRMTGTAPSERLRAKPRPRPEEVPRQPTGSTRTHSTEAEPPSHLQGCPDERLSTAAALALSSPTQARLGLSQSAGRAALLDAGHVTLSDTGWQVETLEPDDVARVEAPDSYWDEDLCGLALESPETNNDEQHPFFQVCIRLLLSLFLLIGNLSVVSCLDCSTLIECQMSAVLTHT encoded by the exons ATGGAGGCCAGGAGCTCGGggccagaggaagaggaggcatgCCAATTCGGGGGCGCGGCGGGCCCCCAGGAGTGCACAG GGGAAGGGGGATGCCCCCTCGTGGCGCCGCTCGGGGTGCAAGAGGAGCAGGAAGGGGCACCCCGGCAGCCCGCGGAGGGCCCGCTGCCGCCGCAGCTGCTGCCAGAGGCGCTGCGGCGCCCCGTGGTGCCAGGCTCTCTGCCACCGGACCACCCCAGAGAATGCTGCCCCACCAGCACACTCCCGCCGCAGTCGCAGAGAGCTATCAGGAATAT GCCTACGATGAAAGCTACCCCGACACCACCTACCAGTCATATGAGAATTATTACAGCCAGCCGCAGGC AGAGGCCGAATATTATGACTACGGACACGGAGAGTCTGCGGAGTCATATGAAACCTTTG CCCAGGATGACTGGAACGGCACCCAGCGAGCGGCTCCGGGCAAAGCCGCGTCCGCGGCCAGAGGAGGTGCCAAGACAGCCTACAGGCAGCACCCGTACCCACAGTACTGAAGCGGAGCCGCCCTCCCACTTACAGGGTTGCCCTGACGAGCGCCTGTCGACAGCGGCAGCACTCGCTTTAAGCAGCCCGACACAA GCCCGTCTAGGCCTCTCGCAGAGTGCCGGGAGAGCCGCGCTGCTGGACGCAGGCCACGTGACCCTCAG TGACACAGGATGGCAAGTGGAGACCCTGGAGCCAGACGACGTGGCTCGGGTCGAGGCTCCGGACTCGTACTGGGACGAAGACCTCTGCGGGCTTGCCCTGGAATCACCAGAAACCAATAATGATGAACAGCACCCCTTTTTCCAAGTCTGTATCCGACTGCtgctttcattatttttgctgaTTGGGAACCTCTCCGTCGTGTCATGCCTCGATTGTTCCACCTTGATCGAGTGTCAAATGAGCGCTGTTCTCACTCACACTTGA